A window of the Leishmania mexicana MHOM/GT/2001/U1103 complete genome, chromosome 29 genome harbors these coding sequences:
- a CDS encoding conserved zinc-finger protein, which yields MRFRFRLRDPPSDVAFLSLVDGEALYNADGTSARDVKEATIRQMGWHRVELPQDWFLSCQALDNARHLIEAMQCTMQYLRYCCKNEERRAQKATAQLRRYEEESASAFEELIELRDCVAVYKQQLRELRQERQRARSPPSHVPLARAGRGNHSRGTVDTVCQLGCRFCGNVYPSPNALESHIRKRHKRSEGYATMAGGSAAVSLKQPKHLKQFDATTQVPTSSRQTVSGGLFVDHAPTILQEAADSCGDRDLRREISELRLAVATLMEQQAALQRGMPASCVAVAPQQSAGEAVAAGEAVASTGPLPGLRQCGSRLGEEDILLRIHQELLRTGAELQQLQSAVGSESAQRGRSAADDGSSCNLRYDLPQKQARQEHCDPVAVPRDKRGALTLNPQSIPHCPSRTEGSDGGEAARRRGSVGESLVTVSPITPPAAGRAQAQHALTNREGTTAAPKQKSMDEMPPMASGSPCGTLSDPSASLETKPPAGAKGKMSPSPSSALGLPFGGSSVDGAGAARSHNFLTPQSAPYGPPREFSGITGDRCPGGLGATTRGGDGEQTGSQGPGTTQLVQPSSASQGYLPWMRPGSATALYGSADPGSANRYSSAPIDKATSWTSGCLLPAAEQKVPAQRNVLPTFTTGDATPSPSFAAAEVMTNSKAELIPATSAGAPHRRGFLESNEAALPWEAGRWSSGATQGEQVGVGTVHVVSSQHKVARDEDRARTQLPFCERTQRGTRVAPMPVPNVPDNVPFPGSAVAGAEQPQCSASPLIGPSTQRSPAAVSGAGVAKSSGGGDLRESLTSRPHAPIARAQHSLAATVQAEYSSTSKVIPVVHLVPQAPSEVGDGSLQNPQRRKEEHTRGEKPSSPAVLRQTMLGLDESRQHSTASQQQLRRSGDEDSSESKGSTEDADSYSVEVPPLEGSEQGDAGNGPVSVPLDATGEERSNANEDCFGHLVMEDVSSDKLADPTLYAADAAYATRLPDFRARDDDIEEDASRLMSYNLLKPTDGGERTPSQADPPTAESTPTDWSYYTYSYSYSDGEDEEDEAGTAQEGIPVKLRIDDGGQETQQASAIHDTAAASFPEAASHAGVTPMAYTVAARTSGEVAAQREDVGKAGAEKLKKSRQGVKGETRLSADQQGAPNPQQQPPARVGRGGKPATDESAIVPRHHSSQLSDTVPQQVGKKGKGFLAKLFSKKSI from the coding sequence ATGCGGTTTCGCTTCCGCCTTCGCGACCCACCTAGCGATgtcgccttcctctccctcgtcgaCGGTGAGGCTCTGTACAACGCCGACGGTACTAGCGCGAGGGATGTGAAGGAGGCGACAATTCGCCAGATGGGCTGGCACCGCGTTGAGTTGCCGCAGGATTGGTTTCTTTCATGCCAGGCACTCGACAACGCCAGACACCTTATCGAGGCGATGCAATGCACCATGCAGTACCTGAGGTACTGCTGCAAAAACGAagagaggcgcgcacaaaaggcgacggcgcagcttcGGCGGTATGAGGAGGAGAGTGCTTCGGCCTTCGAGGAGCTCATAGAGCTGCGGGATTGTGTGGCAGTGTAtaagcagcagctgcgtgagctccgacaggagcggcagcgtgcgaGGTCACCTCCATCGCACGTACCTCTTGCCAGGGCGGGACGGGGGAATCATTCACGGGGAACTGTGGACACGGTGTGTCAACTAGGCTGCCGTTTCTGCGGAAATGTGTACCCAAGTCCGAACGCACTCGAATCGCACATCCGGAAGCGTCACAAGAGATCAGAAGGGTATGCTACCATGGCCGGCGGCTCCGCTGCTGTGTCTCTGAAGCAGCCCAAGCATCTGAAGCAGTTCGACGCGACAACCCAAGTGCCCACTTCTTCGCGCCAGACGGTCTCTGGTGGTCTTTTCGTGGACCATGCGCCCACAATACTGCAGGAGGCCGCTGACAGCTGTGGCGATCGCGACTTGCGAAGGGAGATCAGTGAACTAcggctggcggtggcaaCACTCATGGAGCAGCAAGCAGCCTTGCAGCGCGGCATGCCAGCGTCCTGCGTGGCCGTGGCACCGCAGCAGTCAGCGGGGGAGGCAGTCGCAGcaggagaggcggtggcaaGCACCGGTCCCCTTCCTGGCCTCCGACAGTGTGGGAGTAGATTGGGCGAAGAGGATATCCTGCTTCGTATTCACCAAGAGCTGTtgcgcaccggcgcagaACTCCAGCAGTTGCAGAGCGCCGTCGGCAGTGAGAGCGCGCAGCGTGGACGGAGCGCGGCTGATGATGGCAGCTCCTGCAACTTGAGATACGACTTACCCCAAAAGCAGGCGCGACAGGAACATTGTGATCCCGTGGCGGTGCCACGCGACAAGCGAGGTGCCCTCACACTGAACCCGCAGAGCATTCCGCACTGCCCTTCACGCACCgaaggcagcgacggcggcgaggcggcacggcgacgaggaagcGTAGGTGAAAGCCTCGTCACTGTGTCCCCTATCACGCCCCCGGCAGCGGGAAGGGCACAGGCGCAGCACGCACTCACGAATCGAGAGGGCACAACTGCCGCACCCAAGCAGAAAAGCATGGATGAGATGCCGCCCATGGCGTCAGGCAGTCCGTGCGGCACCCTCAGCGACCCTAGCGCCTCTCTTGAAACTAAACCACCAGCCGGTGCTAAGGGAAAGAtgtcgccctctccctcgtccGCACTGGGCCTTCCCtttggcggcagcagcgtcgatggcgctggtgcagcgcgcagcCACAACTTTCTCACGCCACAGTCGGCTCCCTACGGACCTCCTAGGGAGTTCAGCGGGATCACCGGTGATCGCTGCCCCGGCGGTCTCGGTGCTACAACCCGTgggggcgacggcgagcagACGGGCTCGCAGGGACCGGGGACGACCCAACTGGTGCAGCCGAGTTCTGCCTCCCAGGGTTACTTACCGTGGATGCGGCCCGGGTCGGCAACGGCGCTCTATGGCAGTGCAGATCCTGGGTCGGCGAACCGCTACAGCTCTGCACCGATTGACAAGGCGACGTCATGGACGAGTGGCTGCCTCCTTCCAGCTGCGGAGCAGAaggtgccggcgcagcgcaacgtGCTTCCGACTTTTACGACAGGAGACGCGACGCCATCGCCTAGCTTCGCCGCAGCCGAGGTGATGACGAACTCGAAGGCTGAACTGATCCCCGCTACGTCGGCCGGTGCACCGCACCGTCGTGGCTTCTTGGAGAGTAACGAGGCTGCATTGCCCTGGGAGGCGGGCCGGTGGTCgagcggcgccacgcagGGTGAGCAAGTTGGGGTAGGTACCGTACATGTGGTGTCGAGCCAGCATAAAGTGGCCCGGGATGAGGACCGGGCCCGTACCCAGTTACCGTTTTGCGAGCGGACGCAGCGAGGGACCCGCGTCGCACCAATGCCAGTGCCGAACGTTCCTGACAATGTACCTTTCCCTGGCAGTGCAGTGGCCGGCGCTGAGCAGCCGCAGTGCTCGGCCTCTCCCTTAATCGGTCCCTCGACACAGCGCTCTCCTGCAGCGGTGTCCGGCGCCGGGGTGgcgaagagcagcggcggtggcgatcTGAGGGAGAGTCTTACGAGCCGACCGCACGCCCCCATCGCGCGGGCCCAGCATTCGTTGGCGGCCACTGTCCAGGCCGAGTACTCCTCTACATCAAAAGTAATCCCGGTTGTGCACCTTGTGCCGCAAGCACCGTCCGAGGTGGGTGACGGATCGCTGCAGAATCCACAAAGGCGAAAAGAAGAGCATACAAGGGGTGAAAAGCCGTCCTCCCCTGCGGTCTTGCGGCAGACAATGCTAGGGCTGGATGAGAGCCGTCAGCACAGCACGGCATCCCAACAACAGCTGCGTCGTAGTGGCGACGAGGACAGTAGCGAAAGCAAGGGTAGCACTGAGGATGCCGACTCTTACTCGGTCGAGGTGCCGCCACTCGAGGGCTCAGAGCAGGGTGACGCTGGCAATGGGCCCGTTAGCGTTCCACTGGACGCCACAGGGGAGGAAAGGAGCAATGCGAACGAGGATTGCTTTGGCCACCTTGTCATGGAGGATGTGTCGAGCGATAAGCTCGCTGATCCCACCCTTTACGCGGCAGATGCGGCATACGCGACGCGGCTACCCGATTTCCGCGCCAGAGATGATGATATAGAAGAGGATGCCTCCCGCCTCATGAGTTACAACCTCCTCAAACCGACGGACGGTGGCGAACGCACACCCAGTCAGGCAGACCCGCCCACTGCCGAATCGACACCTACCGATTGGTCCTACTACACATATTCGTATTCGTACTCGGAcggggaggacgaggaggacgaggcggggACTGCTCAAGAGGGTATCCCCGTTAAGTTGCGCATAGACGACGGCGGGCAAGAAACGCAGCAAGCATCCGCCATCCACGATACTGCTGCCGCGAGTTTTCCAGAGGCCGCTTCTCACGCGGGCGTGACCCCTATGGCGTACACTGTTGCGGCGCGGACATCTGGGGAAGTggctgcgcagcgcgagGACGTCGGTAAGGCAGGCGCAGAAAAGCTAAAGAAGTCACGCCAGGGCGTTAAAGGCGAGACGAGGCTATCGGCAGACCAGCAAGGTGCGCCGAACCCGCAACAGCAACCACCTGCACGAGTGGGCCGCGGTGGGAAACCGGCTACCGATGAGTCTGCCATCGTGCCGCGGCACCACTCTTCGCAACTGTCGGACACCGTACCGCAACAAGTGGGGAAAAAGGGGAAGGGCTTCCTGGCAAAGCTATTTTCCAAGAAGAGCATATGA